The Maridesulfovibrio sp. genomic sequence AGCTTTTCTTCGGGGACAGGCAGGGTATCGGTTACAATTACCTCGGAAAAAGGTGCTGCAGCCAGCCTGTCGATTGCCGGTCCGGAAAGAACCGGGTGAGTTGCGCAGGCAATTACGTCTCTTGCGCCGTGGTCAATGAGGACCTTGGCTGCCTGGCACATGGTGCCTGCTGTATCGATCATGTCATCCATGACCACGCAGACTTTGTCTTTTACTTCCCCGATTACGTGCATGGCTTTAGCCTGGTTTGGGGCATCGCGGCGTTTGTCCACGATAGCCAGACCGGCATTGAGGCGCTTGGCGTATGCCCTTGCGCGCTCGGTTCCGCCTGCGTCAGGGGAAACCATAACCATGTCATCTTCACGGGTGCGCAGTTCGTCCAGAAGAACCGGAGCTGCATAAATATTGTCTACCGGGAGATTGAAGAAACCTTGAATCTGCCCTGCGTGCAGGTCGATGGTGACCAGACGCTGCATACCGGCAACGGTGAGGCAGTCGGCACAGAGTTTGGCGCTTATTGGCGCACGGGGAGAAACTTTGCGGTCCTGTCTGGCGTATCCGTAATAAGGAACAACTGCAGTCACCCGGCGGGCACTTGCTCTCTTCAATGCATCCAGCATGAGGCACAGTTCCATAAAGTGAAAGTTCACCGGATCACAGGTGGACTGGACTATGAAAACATCACAGCCGCGAACATTATCCTGAATCTCGATGCGGATTTCACCATCACTGAATTTTTCACGCAGGCAGGGAGTAAGTTTGCTGCCGAGATGGTCACAGATTGCTTCTGAAAGCGCCAGATTTGACGAGCCGCTGATAATCTTGAGTTCACCGTTCATGTCGGTCTCCAACTTGACCTCTCGGGGAAAGGAAATAAATTTGGCAGGGATGGAAGGACTTGAACCCTCGAATGCGTGGACCAAAACCACGTGCCTTACCAACTTGGCGACATCCCTGCACTGAACTATGTATAAAGATACAATATAGTAAAATTATGAAAATGTGTGAAGAACAGAGTCGATGTTAATCGCTTTCAAACCTGAGGCGGTTTTTTCAGCAGCTTCCCTTTCGTTGAAGAAAGAGATTACGCTTGCCCCGCTTCCGCTCATGACAGCTCCGCAGGCTCCGTTTTTCAGCAGATATTCCTTTGTCTCCCTGATTTTGGGAAACTTGGGAAGGACAACTTCTTCAAAGTCATTGAATAAAGTTACCCTCGTTTTGGAGGCCGTTCTATTATTACCGCTGGCTGGTGTTGTCAAGTTAAACCCGCTACTTTTTTTCAAGTTTGTGGATTTATCTCGGCTGGACCATGCCTTGTAAGCCCAGACGGTATTTACGTGCACATCCGGGCAGGCTAATAACGCAGTCAGGCCGGAAAGGTCAACCTCACAGGGCGATAAAATTTCACCAATTCCTTTGGCCCATGCCGGGCCGTCCAGCAGAAAGAAGGGTACGTCTGCTCCGAGGCCTGCCGCAAGGGTGTTGATTTTGTCCTGTTCCAGACCGGGGCTATCCGGGTGTTTATTCAAAAAACGGAGCATGGAGGCAGCATCGGAACTGCCCCCGCCAAGTCCTGCCCCGGTGGGGATGCGCTTGGTCAGCTCAATATGCAGTCCGGGCCTGAATCCGGTAGCTTCGGCGTATTTGTCCCAGGCTTTGTATATAAGATTGTCTTCCGCCGGAAGGTCGAATTGTTCACAGTGTATGGTGCAACCTTCCCCGGTTTCTGTAATCTCAAGAGTGTCGGCCAATGCGGGGAAGGGATGGAATAGAGTGTCCAGTTCGTGGTATCCGTCTTCCCTTTTACCTACAATTTTCAGGTAAAGATTGACTTTTGCCGGGGTGATTAGAGTAATTTTGTTCATGAGGAGCTTCTTAACTCAAACCCCCGCCCTGACGCAAGTCAGAGCGGGGGCAATCATTTGAGAGTCAACAATAATCAGGGGACTATTTGTCTTTCAGTTCAAGAGTGCGGAAGATGTTGTGTCCCTGACGTTTCA encodes the following:
- a CDS encoding ribose-phosphate pyrophosphokinase is translated as MNGELKIISGSSNLALSEAICDHLGSKLTPCLREKFSDGEIRIEIQDNVRGCDVFIVQSTCDPVNFHFMELCLMLDALKRASARRVTAVVPYYGYARQDRKVSPRAPISAKLCADCLTVAGMQRLVTIDLHAGQIQGFFNLPVDNIYAAPVLLDELRTREDDMVMVSPDAGGTERARAYAKRLNAGLAIVDKRRDAPNQAKAMHVIGEVKDKVCVVMDDMIDTAGTMCQAAKVLIDHGARDVIACATHPVLSGPAIDRLAAAPFSEVIVTDTLPVPEEKLINCGGKIKIKSVAGILAKCIHNVHSESSVSVLFV
- the ispE gene encoding 4-(cytidine 5'-diphospho)-2-C-methyl-D-erythritol kinase, whose protein sequence is MNKITLITPAKVNLYLKIVGKREDGYHELDTLFHPFPALADTLEITETGEGCTIHCEQFDLPAEDNLIYKAWDKYAEATGFRPGLHIELTKRIPTGAGLGGGSSDAASMLRFLNKHPDSPGLEQDKINTLAAGLGADVPFFLLDGPAWAKGIGEILSPCEVDLSGLTALLACPDVHVNTVWAYKAWSSRDKSTNLKKSSGFNLTTPASGNNRTASKTRVTLFNDFEEVVLPKFPKIRETKEYLLKNGACGAVMSGSGASVISFFNEREAAEKTASGLKAINIDSVLHTFS